A window of the Lolium perenne isolate Kyuss_39 chromosome 7, Kyuss_2.0, whole genome shotgun sequence genome harbors these coding sequences:
- the LOC127323832 gene encoding uncharacterized protein isoform X3 — protein sequence MATELVPVVDLRALSQPDLDALAAASAHAVAPGTCPDAGPLPPLNIDRAVFNESAGSRKQTFSRHRLATAASSSAALPTSPAPSAGNDPENHLIAHHLRRLFARDGPARPPPSSSPPPPQTLAVREPSPPPPPSPDPDRETRNSKGVSVDLVRLAGLEDPYGEELQRRTAGLMSEHELMGFITGLEGKWVSQRHRRKFVDAAFFGDHLPSGWNLLLGLKRKHNQVWVHCLQYVSPRGHQFGTCREVSVHLMSLLGYPEAITLPIQHNSPKHLRDDDGHDDGHDDGPDDGHEDAHDDAVGFQQQVHSSVDNQNALPVTAVNVSSHSGNSNDDKEDGNRNPANTNQNALPVTAVNFSSHSGNSNDDKEDGNRNPANTYQCEKCNLTLHDQSAYDQHQLLFHKKKRGKRRKRSSKYGEPIVGKDGKFECPVCHKNFEEQSRYFGHVGAHARYEGLTPEAFLDKILSGKAVNYPVGELQFTLQDLSESTEPNVKTPSEAASLHQNYSKEQGLDRSKVKELFGINCSDSFNKPNEALCRPEEVTPVTDARSACKYGNDMMDYAAVTIPKVAPQSNDQLNGGINGFAVFGNQAGSYHAFRPTTFASANHCYEDQIGDRSLPSSKHVEFSNTMKARDVNLNSRLDTISFPIAGVNNETSTALDEANQSSITGKCFSASLNNNDGASTTSSCSGSNNKVPGSLGMSTGSSNAARCISASYGNDSVANIFGNKNSTMAYPSNMNMRPISPVVTNVDSFASRSDHSKNSDKERASNTKERMNITQHRTRNEAAFGIEGYGTDVYTGDVTERSLAQFSNNLSHLKPNIPSSCALPESNTLTASNFMKGTHVQCINGSFIYTSDANNMEGSFVNKSISNNEPKGSAHDVMGKPSNNMQNFYNGTAPNCTPPAVNTSQNVNGVVSMQGNFGYMSTLVHSVGDVPRSSTTQDQCDLQLGFGGQKQHIFPGYGELRSAASGSPQLGGMVGSLASSNYVQSGSSQIGRMAGPNSTPPAESSQFRRMAGPDTRPPADSSQFLHTSGSNSRPPAESQFGRVSRPNPVPAGESSLFRRMTGPDSGPPAESSQLWHMSAPNSRPPAESSQFGRIAGPNPVPPSESSQSRSMARQNFVRTSEPTLVLGNAPQMGSGPPVQSGWDLNLSRMVGGGGMIAALCVWCNSQFHHFGSVDGQQADNYGLICPSCKERVAAQRNMPNNGSWQP from the exons ATGGCGACGGAGCTGGTCCCCGTGGTGGACCTCCGCGCGCTCTCGCAGCCCGACCTGGACgccctcgccgccgcctccgcgcaCGCGGTCGCCCCGGGGACCTGCCCCGACGCCGGCCCGCTCCCGCCCCTCAACATCGACCGCGCCGTCTTCAACGAGAGCGCCGGCTCCCGCAAGCAGACCTTCTCCCGCCACCGCctcgccaccgccgcctcctcctccgccgccctccCCACCTCCCCCGCCCCGTCGGCAGGCAATGACCCCGAGAACCACCTCATCGCCCACCACCTCCGCCGCCTCTTCGCCCGCGACGGCCCCGCCCGcccgcctccctcctcctccccacccccaccccaaaccctagccgtacGCGAGCCCTCGCCCCCGCCGCCACCGTCCCCCGATCCCGACCGGGAGACGAGGAACTCCAAGGGCGTCTCCGTTGATCTGGTGCGGCTCGCGGGGCTCGAGGACCCGTACGGCGAGGAGCTGCAGAGACGAACGGCTGGGCTGATGTCGGAGCACGAGCTCATGGGGTTCATCACTGGCCTGGAAGGGAAGTGGGTGAGCCAGAGACACCGGAGGAAATTCGTGGACGCGGCCTTCTTCGGGGATCACCTCCCTAGTGGCTGGAACCTGCTACTCGGGCTCAAGCGCAAGCACAACCAAGTCTGGGTGCATTGCTTGCAATACGTGAG CCCAAGAGGACATCAATTTGGTACTTGCAGAGAAGTTTCTGTTCATCTTATGTCACTTCTTGGGTATCCAGAGGCCATAACGCTTCCTATTCAGCATAACAGCCCAAAACACTTGCGTGATGATGATGGTCATGATGATGGACATGATGATGGTCCTGATGATGGACACGAGGATGCTCATGATGAT GCTGTAGGTTTCCAGCAACAAGTTCACTCAAGTGTGGATAACCAAAATGCTTTGCCAGTTACCGCGGTTAACGTTTCCAGCCATTCTGGCAATTCAAATGATGATAAGGAAGATGGAAATAGAAATCCAGCAAATACTAACCAAAATGCTTTGCCAGTTACTGCGGTTAACTTTTCCAGCCATTCTGGCAATTCAAATGATGATAAGGAAGATGGAAATAGAAATCCAGCAAATACTTATCAGTGCGAAAAATGCAATTTAACTTTGCATGACCAAAGTGCCTATGATCAGCACCAGCTGTTGTTCCATAAAAAGAAGAGGGGTAAGAGACGCAAGAGGAGTAGCAAATATGGTGAGCCAATAGTAGGCAAAGATGGAAAATTTGAATGCCCTGTGTGTCACAAGAACTTTGAAGAGCAATCACGGTACTTCGGTCATGTTGGAGCCCATGCAAGGTATGAAGGGCTTACTCCTGAAGCTTTCTTAGATAAGATATTGTCAGGAAAGGCAGTCAACTACCCTGTGGGGGAGTTACAATTTACTCTCCAGGATCTTAGTGAATCAACTGAACCAAATGTCAAGACTCCGAGCGAAGCAGCATCTCTACATCAGAATTATTCAAAAGAACAAGGGCTCGATAGATCAAAAGTTAAAGAACTTTTTGGCATAAATTGTTCGGACAGTTTCAATAAGCCCAATGAAGCTTTGTGTAGACCTGAAGAGGTTACTCCTGTTACAGATGCTCGAAGTGCTTGCAAGTATGGAAACGATATGATGGATTATGCTGCTGTAACTATTCCAAAAGTAGCTCCTCAGTCCAATGATCAACTAAATGGTGGAATTAATGGCTTTGCTGTTTTTGGTAATCAGGCAGGAAGCTACCATGCTTTCAGACCTACTACCTTCGCAAGTGCTAATCACTGTTATGAGGACCAGATTGGTGATCGTAGCCTGCCTTCTTCGAAGCATGTTGAGTTCAGTAACACTATGAAAGCAAGAGATGTCAACCTTAATTCACGCCTAGACACAATATCTTTCCCGATTGCTGGTGTAAATAATGAAACATCAACTGCCCTTGATGAGGCTAATCAATCATCTATTACTGGGAAATGCTTCAGTGCCAGTTTAAATAATAATGACGGTGCATCTACTACATCATCCTGTTCTGGCTCAAACAATAAAGTACCTGGTTCCCTTGGCATGTCTACTGGATCATCTAATGCTGCCAGGTGCATCAGTGCTAGTTATGGTAATGATTCTGTTGCTAACATTTTTGGCAACAAGAACAGCACCATGGCATATCCATCTAATATGAACATGCGCCCTATCTCTCCTGTTGTGACTAATGTGGATTCTTTTGCTTCCCGCTCGGATCATTCAAAGAACAGTGACAAAGAGCGTGCATCCAACACCAAGGAACGAATGAATATCACGCAGCACAGAACAAGAAATGAAGCTGCATTCGGTATTGAAGGGTATGGGACTGATGTCTATACTGGTGATGTCACTGAAAGGAGTCTTGCCCAATTTAGTAACAACTTGAGTCACCTAAAGCCCAATATTCCAAGCAGCTGTGCATTACCTGAGTCAAACACTTTGACAGCCAGTAACTTTATGAAGGGAACTCATGTCCAGTGCATCAATGGTTCTTTTATTTATACAAGTGATGCCAACAACATGGAGGGTTCTTTTGTAAATAAATCCATCAGCAATAATGAACCAAAGGGGTCTGCACATGATGTGATGGGAAAGCCGAGTAACAATATGCAAAACTTCTACAATGGGACTGCTCCTAATTGCACCCCACCTGCAGTTAACACTAGTCAGAATGTCAATGGTGTAGTATCTATGCAGGGAAATTTTGGTTACATGTCCACTCTGGTCCATTCTGTTGGTGATGTTCCAAGGAGCAGTACAACCCAAGATCAG TGTGATTTGCAACTTGGATTCGGTGGCCAGAAGCAGCACATATTCCCTGGTTATGGAGAGCTTAGATCGGCTGCATCTGGATCCCCTCAGCTTGGTGGCATG GTTGGGAGTCTGGCCAGTTCTAATTATGTGCAAAGTGGATCCTCTCAGATTGGGCGCATGGCTGGACCTAATTCTACACCTCCTGCCGAATCCTCTCAGTTTAGGCGCATGGCTGGACCTGATACAAGACCTCCTGCTGATTCCTCTCAGTTTTTGCACACGTCTGGGTCCAATTCTAGACCTCCTGCAGAATCTCAGTTTGGACGCGTGTCCAGACCTAATCCTGTACCTGCCGGAGAATCCTCTCTGTTTAGGCGCATGACCGGACCTGATTCTGGACCTCCTGCTGAATCCTCTCAGTTGTGGCACATGTCTGCACCCAATTCTAGACCTCCTGCTGAATCCTCTCAGTTTGGGCGCATTGCCGGACCTAATCCTGTACCTCCGAGCGAATCCTCTCAGTCTAGGAGCATGGCCAGGCAGAATTTTGTAAGGACTTCCGAGCCAACTTTAGTGTTGGGGAATGCGCCACAGATGGGAAGTGGCCCTCCGGTCCAATCAGGATGGGATCTGAACTTGTCAAGGATGGTCGGTGGAGGAGGCATGATAGCAGCACTATGCGTATGGTGCAACAGCCAGTTCCACCATTTTGGCTCAGTCGACGGACAGCAGGCTGATAACTATGGGCTCATTTGCCCGTCATGCAAGGAGAGGGTGGCTGCTCAGCGCAATATGCCCAATAATGGCTCGTGGCAACCCTGA
- the LOC127323832 gene encoding uncharacterized protein isoform X1: MATELVPVVDLRALSQPDLDALAAASAHAVAPGTCPDAGPLPPLNIDRAVFNESAGSRKQTFSRHRLATAASSSAALPTSPAPSAGNDPENHLIAHHLRRLFARDGPARPPPSSSPPPPQTLAVREPSPPPPPSPDPDRETRNSKGVSVDLVRLAGLEDPYGEELQRRTAGLMSEHELMGFITGLEGKWVSQRHRRKFVDAAFFGDHLPSGWNLLLGLKRKHNQVWVHCLQYVSPRGHQFGTCREVSVHLMSLLGYPEAITLPIQHNSPKHLRDDDGHDDGHDDGPDDGHEDAHDDAVGFQQQVHSSVDNQNALPVTAVNVSSHSGNSNDDKEDGNRNPANTNQNALPVTAVNFSSHSGNSNDDKEDGNRNPANTYQCEKCNLTLHDQSAYDQHQLLFHKKKRGKRRKRSSKYGEPIVGKDGKFECPVCHKNFEEQSRYFGHVGAHARYEGLTPEAFLDKILSGKAVNYPVGELQFTLQDLSESTEPNVKTPSEAASLHQNYSKEQGLDRSKVKELFGINCSDSFNKPNEALCRPEEVTPVTDARSACKYGNDMMDYAAVTIPKVAPQSNDQLNGGINGFAVFGNQAGSYHAFRPTTFASANHCYEDQIGDRSLPSSKHVEFSNTMKARDVNLNSRLDTISFPIAGVNNETSTALDEANQSSITGKCFSASLNNNDGASTTSSCSGSNNKVPGSLGMSTGSSNAARCISASYGNDSVANIFGNKNSTMAYPSNMNMRPISPVVTNVDSFASRSDHSKNSDKERASNTKERMNITQHRTRNEAAFGIEGYGTDVYTGDVTERSLAQFSNNLSHLKPNIPSSCALPESNTLTASNFMKGTHVQCINGSFIYTSDANNMEGSFVNKSISNNEPKGSAHDVMGKPSNNMQNFYNGTAPNCTPPAVNTSQNVNGVVSMQGNFGYMSTLVHSVGDVPRSSTTQDQCDLQLGFGGQKQHIFPGYGELRSAASGSPQLGGMARNNNLPTGSSQFGNMVRPNSLPVGSSQVGSLASSNYVQSGSSQIGRMAGPNSTPPAESSQFRRMAGPDTRPPADSSQFLHTSGSNSRPPAESQFGRVSRPNPVPAGESSLFRRMTGPDSGPPAESSQLWHMSAPNSRPPAESSQFGRIAGPNPVPPSESSQSRSMARQNFVRTSEPTLVLGNAPQMGSGPPVQSGWDLNLSRMVGGGGMIAALCVWCNSQFHHFGSVDGQQADNYGLICPSCKERVAAQRNMPNNGSWQP; this comes from the exons ATGGCGACGGAGCTGGTCCCCGTGGTGGACCTCCGCGCGCTCTCGCAGCCCGACCTGGACgccctcgccgccgcctccgcgcaCGCGGTCGCCCCGGGGACCTGCCCCGACGCCGGCCCGCTCCCGCCCCTCAACATCGACCGCGCCGTCTTCAACGAGAGCGCCGGCTCCCGCAAGCAGACCTTCTCCCGCCACCGCctcgccaccgccgcctcctcctccgccgccctccCCACCTCCCCCGCCCCGTCGGCAGGCAATGACCCCGAGAACCACCTCATCGCCCACCACCTCCGCCGCCTCTTCGCCCGCGACGGCCCCGCCCGcccgcctccctcctcctccccacccccaccccaaaccctagccgtacGCGAGCCCTCGCCCCCGCCGCCACCGTCCCCCGATCCCGACCGGGAGACGAGGAACTCCAAGGGCGTCTCCGTTGATCTGGTGCGGCTCGCGGGGCTCGAGGACCCGTACGGCGAGGAGCTGCAGAGACGAACGGCTGGGCTGATGTCGGAGCACGAGCTCATGGGGTTCATCACTGGCCTGGAAGGGAAGTGGGTGAGCCAGAGACACCGGAGGAAATTCGTGGACGCGGCCTTCTTCGGGGATCACCTCCCTAGTGGCTGGAACCTGCTACTCGGGCTCAAGCGCAAGCACAACCAAGTCTGGGTGCATTGCTTGCAATACGTGAG CCCAAGAGGACATCAATTTGGTACTTGCAGAGAAGTTTCTGTTCATCTTATGTCACTTCTTGGGTATCCAGAGGCCATAACGCTTCCTATTCAGCATAACAGCCCAAAACACTTGCGTGATGATGATGGTCATGATGATGGACATGATGATGGTCCTGATGATGGACACGAGGATGCTCATGATGAT GCTGTAGGTTTCCAGCAACAAGTTCACTCAAGTGTGGATAACCAAAATGCTTTGCCAGTTACCGCGGTTAACGTTTCCAGCCATTCTGGCAATTCAAATGATGATAAGGAAGATGGAAATAGAAATCCAGCAAATACTAACCAAAATGCTTTGCCAGTTACTGCGGTTAACTTTTCCAGCCATTCTGGCAATTCAAATGATGATAAGGAAGATGGAAATAGAAATCCAGCAAATACTTATCAGTGCGAAAAATGCAATTTAACTTTGCATGACCAAAGTGCCTATGATCAGCACCAGCTGTTGTTCCATAAAAAGAAGAGGGGTAAGAGACGCAAGAGGAGTAGCAAATATGGTGAGCCAATAGTAGGCAAAGATGGAAAATTTGAATGCCCTGTGTGTCACAAGAACTTTGAAGAGCAATCACGGTACTTCGGTCATGTTGGAGCCCATGCAAGGTATGAAGGGCTTACTCCTGAAGCTTTCTTAGATAAGATATTGTCAGGAAAGGCAGTCAACTACCCTGTGGGGGAGTTACAATTTACTCTCCAGGATCTTAGTGAATCAACTGAACCAAATGTCAAGACTCCGAGCGAAGCAGCATCTCTACATCAGAATTATTCAAAAGAACAAGGGCTCGATAGATCAAAAGTTAAAGAACTTTTTGGCATAAATTGTTCGGACAGTTTCAATAAGCCCAATGAAGCTTTGTGTAGACCTGAAGAGGTTACTCCTGTTACAGATGCTCGAAGTGCTTGCAAGTATGGAAACGATATGATGGATTATGCTGCTGTAACTATTCCAAAAGTAGCTCCTCAGTCCAATGATCAACTAAATGGTGGAATTAATGGCTTTGCTGTTTTTGGTAATCAGGCAGGAAGCTACCATGCTTTCAGACCTACTACCTTCGCAAGTGCTAATCACTGTTATGAGGACCAGATTGGTGATCGTAGCCTGCCTTCTTCGAAGCATGTTGAGTTCAGTAACACTATGAAAGCAAGAGATGTCAACCTTAATTCACGCCTAGACACAATATCTTTCCCGATTGCTGGTGTAAATAATGAAACATCAACTGCCCTTGATGAGGCTAATCAATCATCTATTACTGGGAAATGCTTCAGTGCCAGTTTAAATAATAATGACGGTGCATCTACTACATCATCCTGTTCTGGCTCAAACAATAAAGTACCTGGTTCCCTTGGCATGTCTACTGGATCATCTAATGCTGCCAGGTGCATCAGTGCTAGTTATGGTAATGATTCTGTTGCTAACATTTTTGGCAACAAGAACAGCACCATGGCATATCCATCTAATATGAACATGCGCCCTATCTCTCCTGTTGTGACTAATGTGGATTCTTTTGCTTCCCGCTCGGATCATTCAAAGAACAGTGACAAAGAGCGTGCATCCAACACCAAGGAACGAATGAATATCACGCAGCACAGAACAAGAAATGAAGCTGCATTCGGTATTGAAGGGTATGGGACTGATGTCTATACTGGTGATGTCACTGAAAGGAGTCTTGCCCAATTTAGTAACAACTTGAGTCACCTAAAGCCCAATATTCCAAGCAGCTGTGCATTACCTGAGTCAAACACTTTGACAGCCAGTAACTTTATGAAGGGAACTCATGTCCAGTGCATCAATGGTTCTTTTATTTATACAAGTGATGCCAACAACATGGAGGGTTCTTTTGTAAATAAATCCATCAGCAATAATGAACCAAAGGGGTCTGCACATGATGTGATGGGAAAGCCGAGTAACAATATGCAAAACTTCTACAATGGGACTGCTCCTAATTGCACCCCACCTGCAGTTAACACTAGTCAGAATGTCAATGGTGTAGTATCTATGCAGGGAAATTTTGGTTACATGTCCACTCTGGTCCATTCTGTTGGTGATGTTCCAAGGAGCAGTACAACCCAAGATCAG TGTGATTTGCAACTTGGATTCGGTGGCCAGAAGCAGCACATATTCCCTGGTTATGGAGAGCTTAGATCGGCTGCATCTGGATCCCCTCAGCTTGGTGGCATGGCAAGAAATAATAATTTACCCACTGGATCTTCACAGTTTGGCAATATGGTCAGACCTAATTCTTTGCCTGTTGGATCCTCTCAGGTTGGGAGTCTGGCCAGTTCTAATTATGTGCAAAGTGGATCCTCTCAGATTGGGCGCATGGCTGGACCTAATTCTACACCTCCTGCCGAATCCTCTCAGTTTAGGCGCATGGCTGGACCTGATACAAGACCTCCTGCTGATTCCTCTCAGTTTTTGCACACGTCTGGGTCCAATTCTAGACCTCCTGCAGAATCTCAGTTTGGACGCGTGTCCAGACCTAATCCTGTACCTGCCGGAGAATCCTCTCTGTTTAGGCGCATGACCGGACCTGATTCTGGACCTCCTGCTGAATCCTCTCAGTTGTGGCACATGTCTGCACCCAATTCTAGACCTCCTGCTGAATCCTCTCAGTTTGGGCGCATTGCCGGACCTAATCCTGTACCTCCGAGCGAATCCTCTCAGTCTAGGAGCATGGCCAGGCAGAATTTTGTAAGGACTTCCGAGCCAACTTTAGTGTTGGGGAATGCGCCACAGATGGGAAGTGGCCCTCCGGTCCAATCAGGATGGGATCTGAACTTGTCAAGGATGGTCGGTGGAGGAGGCATGATAGCAGCACTATGCGTATGGTGCAACAGCCAGTTCCACCATTTTGGCTCAGTCGACGGACAGCAGGCTGATAACTATGGGCTCATTTGCCCGTCATGCAAGGAGAGGGTGGCTGCTCAGCGCAATATGCCCAATAATGGCTCGTGGCAACCCTGA
- the LOC127323832 gene encoding uncharacterized protein isoform X2: MATELVPVVDLRALSQPDLDALAAASAHAVAPGTCPDAGPLPPLNIDRAVFNESAGSRKQTFSRHRLATAASSSAALPTSPAPSAGNDPENHLIAHHLRRLFARDGPARPPPSSSPPPPQTLAVREPSPPPPPSPDPDRETRNSKGVSVDLVRLAGLEDPYGEELQRRTAGLMSEHELMGFITGLEGKWVSQRHRRKFVDAAFFGDHLPSGWNLLLGLKRKHNQVWVHCLQYVSPRGHQFGTCREVSVHLMSLLGYPEAITLPIQHNSPKHLRDDDGHDDGHDDGPDDGHEDAHDDQQVHSSVDNQNALPVTAVNVSSHSGNSNDDKEDGNRNPANTNQNALPVTAVNFSSHSGNSNDDKEDGNRNPANTYQCEKCNLTLHDQSAYDQHQLLFHKKKRGKRRKRSSKYGEPIVGKDGKFECPVCHKNFEEQSRYFGHVGAHARYEGLTPEAFLDKILSGKAVNYPVGELQFTLQDLSESTEPNVKTPSEAASLHQNYSKEQGLDRSKVKELFGINCSDSFNKPNEALCRPEEVTPVTDARSACKYGNDMMDYAAVTIPKVAPQSNDQLNGGINGFAVFGNQAGSYHAFRPTTFASANHCYEDQIGDRSLPSSKHVEFSNTMKARDVNLNSRLDTISFPIAGVNNETSTALDEANQSSITGKCFSASLNNNDGASTTSSCSGSNNKVPGSLGMSTGSSNAARCISASYGNDSVANIFGNKNSTMAYPSNMNMRPISPVVTNVDSFASRSDHSKNSDKERASNTKERMNITQHRTRNEAAFGIEGYGTDVYTGDVTERSLAQFSNNLSHLKPNIPSSCALPESNTLTASNFMKGTHVQCINGSFIYTSDANNMEGSFVNKSISNNEPKGSAHDVMGKPSNNMQNFYNGTAPNCTPPAVNTSQNVNGVVSMQGNFGYMSTLVHSVGDVPRSSTTQDQCDLQLGFGGQKQHIFPGYGELRSAASGSPQLGGMARNNNLPTGSSQFGNMVRPNSLPVGSSQVGSLASSNYVQSGSSQIGRMAGPNSTPPAESSQFRRMAGPDTRPPADSSQFLHTSGSNSRPPAESQFGRVSRPNPVPAGESSLFRRMTGPDSGPPAESSQLWHMSAPNSRPPAESSQFGRIAGPNPVPPSESSQSRSMARQNFVRTSEPTLVLGNAPQMGSGPPVQSGWDLNLSRMVGGGGMIAALCVWCNSQFHHFGSVDGQQADNYGLICPSCKERVAAQRNMPNNGSWQP; this comes from the exons ATGGCGACGGAGCTGGTCCCCGTGGTGGACCTCCGCGCGCTCTCGCAGCCCGACCTGGACgccctcgccgccgcctccgcgcaCGCGGTCGCCCCGGGGACCTGCCCCGACGCCGGCCCGCTCCCGCCCCTCAACATCGACCGCGCCGTCTTCAACGAGAGCGCCGGCTCCCGCAAGCAGACCTTCTCCCGCCACCGCctcgccaccgccgcctcctcctccgccgccctccCCACCTCCCCCGCCCCGTCGGCAGGCAATGACCCCGAGAACCACCTCATCGCCCACCACCTCCGCCGCCTCTTCGCCCGCGACGGCCCCGCCCGcccgcctccctcctcctccccacccccaccccaaaccctagccgtacGCGAGCCCTCGCCCCCGCCGCCACCGTCCCCCGATCCCGACCGGGAGACGAGGAACTCCAAGGGCGTCTCCGTTGATCTGGTGCGGCTCGCGGGGCTCGAGGACCCGTACGGCGAGGAGCTGCAGAGACGAACGGCTGGGCTGATGTCGGAGCACGAGCTCATGGGGTTCATCACTGGCCTGGAAGGGAAGTGGGTGAGCCAGAGACACCGGAGGAAATTCGTGGACGCGGCCTTCTTCGGGGATCACCTCCCTAGTGGCTGGAACCTGCTACTCGGGCTCAAGCGCAAGCACAACCAAGTCTGGGTGCATTGCTTGCAATACGTGAG CCCAAGAGGACATCAATTTGGTACTTGCAGAGAAGTTTCTGTTCATCTTATGTCACTTCTTGGGTATCCAGAGGCCATAACGCTTCCTATTCAGCATAACAGCCCAAAACACTTGCGTGATGATGATGGTCATGATGATGGACATGATGATGGTCCTGATGATGGACACGAGGATGCTCATGATGAT CAACAAGTTCACTCAAGTGTGGATAACCAAAATGCTTTGCCAGTTACCGCGGTTAACGTTTCCAGCCATTCTGGCAATTCAAATGATGATAAGGAAGATGGAAATAGAAATCCAGCAAATACTAACCAAAATGCTTTGCCAGTTACTGCGGTTAACTTTTCCAGCCATTCTGGCAATTCAAATGATGATAAGGAAGATGGAAATAGAAATCCAGCAAATACTTATCAGTGCGAAAAATGCAATTTAACTTTGCATGACCAAAGTGCCTATGATCAGCACCAGCTGTTGTTCCATAAAAAGAAGAGGGGTAAGAGACGCAAGAGGAGTAGCAAATATGGTGAGCCAATAGTAGGCAAAGATGGAAAATTTGAATGCCCTGTGTGTCACAAGAACTTTGAAGAGCAATCACGGTACTTCGGTCATGTTGGAGCCCATGCAAGGTATGAAGGGCTTACTCCTGAAGCTTTCTTAGATAAGATATTGTCAGGAAAGGCAGTCAACTACCCTGTGGGGGAGTTACAATTTACTCTCCAGGATCTTAGTGAATCAACTGAACCAAATGTCAAGACTCCGAGCGAAGCAGCATCTCTACATCAGAATTATTCAAAAGAACAAGGGCTCGATAGATCAAAAGTTAAAGAACTTTTTGGCATAAATTGTTCGGACAGTTTCAATAAGCCCAATGAAGCTTTGTGTAGACCTGAAGAGGTTACTCCTGTTACAGATGCTCGAAGTGCTTGCAAGTATGGAAACGATATGATGGATTATGCTGCTGTAACTATTCCAAAAGTAGCTCCTCAGTCCAATGATCAACTAAATGGTGGAATTAATGGCTTTGCTGTTTTTGGTAATCAGGCAGGAAGCTACCATGCTTTCAGACCTACTACCTTCGCAAGTGCTAATCACTGTTATGAGGACCAGATTGGTGATCGTAGCCTGCCTTCTTCGAAGCATGTTGAGTTCAGTAACACTATGAAAGCAAGAGATGTCAACCTTAATTCACGCCTAGACACAATATCTTTCCCGATTGCTGGTGTAAATAATGAAACATCAACTGCCCTTGATGAGGCTAATCAATCATCTATTACTGGGAAATGCTTCAGTGCCAGTTTAAATAATAATGACGGTGCATCTACTACATCATCCTGTTCTGGCTCAAACAATAAAGTACCTGGTTCCCTTGGCATGTCTACTGGATCATCTAATGCTGCCAGGTGCATCAGTGCTAGTTATGGTAATGATTCTGTTGCTAACATTTTTGGCAACAAGAACAGCACCATGGCATATCCATCTAATATGAACATGCGCCCTATCTCTCCTGTTGTGACTAATGTGGATTCTTTTGCTTCCCGCTCGGATCATTCAAAGAACAGTGACAAAGAGCGTGCATCCAACACCAAGGAACGAATGAATATCACGCAGCACAGAACAAGAAATGAAGCTGCATTCGGTATTGAAGGGTATGGGACTGATGTCTATACTGGTGATGTCACTGAAAGGAGTCTTGCCCAATTTAGTAACAACTTGAGTCACCTAAAGCCCAATATTCCAAGCAGCTGTGCATTACCTGAGTCAAACACTTTGACAGCCAGTAACTTTATGAAGGGAACTCATGTCCAGTGCATCAATGGTTCTTTTATTTATACAAGTGATGCCAACAACATGGAGGGTTCTTTTGTAAATAAATCCATCAGCAATAATGAACCAAAGGGGTCTGCACATGATGTGATGGGAAAGCCGAGTAACAATATGCAAAACTTCTACAATGGGACTGCTCCTAATTGCACCCCACCTGCAGTTAACACTAGTCAGAATGTCAATGGTGTAGTATCTATGCAGGGAAATTTTGGTTACATGTCCACTCTGGTCCATTCTGTTGGTGATGTTCCAAGGAGCAGTACAACCCAAGATCAG TGTGATTTGCAACTTGGATTCGGTGGCCAGAAGCAGCACATATTCCCTGGTTATGGAGAGCTTAGATCGGCTGCATCTGGATCCCCTCAGCTTGGTGGCATGGCAAGAAATAATAATTTACCCACTGGATCTTCACAGTTTGGCAATATGGTCAGACCTAATTCTTTGCCTGTTGGATCCTCTCAGGTTGGGAGTCTGGCCAGTTCTAATTATGTGCAAAGTGGATCCTCTCAGATTGGGCGCATGGCTGGACCTAATTCTACACCTCCTGCCGAATCCTCTCAGTTTAGGCGCATGGCTGGACCTGATACAAGACCTCCTGCTGATTCCTCTCAGTTTTTGCACACGTCTGGGTCCAATTCTAGACCTCCTGCAGAATCTCAGTTTGGACGCGTGTCCAGACCTAATCCTGTACCTGCCGGAGAATCCTCTCTGTTTAGGCGCATGACCGGACCTGATTCTGGACCTCCTGCTGAATCCTCTCAGTTGTGGCACATGTCTGCACCCAATTCTAGACCTCCTGCTGAATCCTCTCAGTTTGGGCGCATTGCCGGACCTAATCCTGTACCTCCGAGCGAATCCTCTCAGTCTAGGAGCATGGCCAGGCAGAATTTTGTAAGGACTTCCGAGCCAACTTTAGTGTTGGGGAATGCGCCACAGATGGGAAGTGGCCCTCCGGTCCAATCAGGATGGGATCTGAACTTGTCAAGGATGGTCGGTGGAGGAGGCATGATAGCAGCACTATGCGTATGGTGCAACAGCCAGTTCCACCATTTTGGCTCAGTCGACGGACAGCAGGCTGATAACTATGGGCTCATTTGCCCGTCATGCAAGGAGAGGGTGGCTGCTCAGCGCAATATGCCCAATAATGGCTCGTGGCAACCCTGA